A stretch of the Medicago truncatula cultivar Jemalong A17 chromosome 5, MtrunA17r5.0-ANR, whole genome shotgun sequence genome encodes the following:
- the LOC11433019 gene encoding septum-promoting GTP-binding protein 1, giving the protein MAKVIQETTKKMTQLCRKIVQVDVKYGMLQRVSFVGQFFRFIWNKLMVCSVGRSPAQYRRLSLNHSSASSSSSLSPSPATVDDGFTREQQHTNNGYESDSDLVNLKISLLGDCHIGKTTFLIKYVGNEVEKRSLQMEGLNLMDKTLYVQGARISFCIWDVAGDKKSLDQIPMACKDAVALLIMFDLTSRSTLNNVVGWYSEARKWNQTAIPILIGTKFDDFVRLPPDLQWTIVTQARAYARAMKATLFFSSATHNINVNKIFKFIMAKLFNLPWTIERNLKVGEPIIDF; this is encoded by the exons ATGGCAAAAGTGATTCAAGAAACAACCAAGAAGATGACACAACTCTGCAGGAAAATTGTTCAGGTTGACGTTAAATATGGTATGCTTCAAAGGGTATCTTTTGTTGGTCagttttttaggttcatttggAATAAACTTATGGTTTGTTCTGTTGGAAGATCACCAGCTCAATATAGAAGATTATCTCTTAATCattcttctgcttcttcttcttcttcgttgtCGCCGTCTCCTGCCACCGTTGATGATGGTTTCACACGAGAACAACAGCATACCAATAATGGGTATGAGTCAGATTCTGATTTGGTGAACCTTAAGATTAGTTTGTTGGGTGATTGtcatattgggaaaactacTTTTTTG atcAAGTATGTAGGAAATGAGGTAGAGAAGAGGAGTTTGCAAATGGAAGGATTGAATTTAATGGACAAAACTTTGTATGTTCAAGGAGCTCGTATTTCATTTTGTATATGGGATGTTGCAG GTGACAAAAAGTCCTTGGATCAAATTCCCATGGCTTGTAAAGATGCAGTTGCTCTACTGATTATGTTTGATCTCACTAGTCGTTCTACACTAAACAA TGTTGTTGGATGGTACAGTGAAGCAAGAAAGTGGAATCAG ACTGCAATTCCCATTCTAATAGGAACCaagtttgatgattttgttagaCTTCCCCCAGATTTACAATGGACAATTGTAACACAG GCAAGGGCTTATGCAAGGGCAATGAAGGCAACCCTATTCTTTTCAAGTGCAACACACAATATAAATGTGaacaaaattttcaagtttatcaTGGCAAAGCTCTTTAACTTGCCTTGGACGATAGAAAGAAATTTGAAAGTTGGAGAACCCATAATTGACTTCTAA
- the LOC11429972 gene encoding chloroplastic lipocalin isoform X2 — MVDIFLRASPKLLHCTSSYPLIHHRGVSRKTQLKCSLDLPSKVLTKHVLSGLAASLLFISPANQSIAADIYSQQQNICQLATASENAVSSPFENESNENSENLMMMRGMTAKNFDPIRYSGRWFEVASLKRGFAGAGQEDCHCTQGVYTFDREKPAIQVDTFCVHGGPNGYITGIRGRVQCLSQEDLVNNETQLETQEMIKGKCFLRFPTLPFIPKEPYDVIATDYDNYALVSGAKDTSFVQIYSRTPNPGPEFIEKYKTYLSDYGYNPSEIKDTPQDCEVMSNSKLEAMMSMSGMQQALTNQFPDLELKGSVAFDPLTSVFGTLKKLVELYFK; from the exons ATGGTAGATATTTTTCTAAGAGCATCACCTAAGCTACTTCACTGTACTTCTTCTTATCCTCTCATTCATCATAG GGGAGTGTCAAGAAAAACACAGTTGAAGTGCTCACTTGATCTTCCTAGTAAGGTTTTGACCAAGCATGTTTTATCTGGCCTTGCTGCTTCCTTGCTATTTATTTCTCCAGCAAATCAG TCTATAGCAGCAGATATATAttctcaacaacaaaacatATGCCAGCTTGCTACTGCCAGTGAAAATGCAGTTAGTTCGCCATTTGAGAACGAGTCCAATGAAAATAGTGAAAATCTTATGATGATGAGAGGTATGACAGCCAAGAATTTTGACCCTATCAGATATTCAGGAAGATGGTTTGAAGTTGCTTCACTCAAACGCGGTTTTGCTGGAGCAGGCCAAGAAGACTGTCATTGCACTCAG GGTGTGTATACATTTGATAGGGAAAAACCAGCTATCCAAGTTGATACGTTTTGTGTTCATGGGGGCCCTAATGGGTATATAACTGGCATTAGGGGAAGGGTTCAATGTCTTTCACAAGAAGATTTGGTGAATAATGAGACACAACTTGAGACGCAGGAgatgataaaaggaaaatgctttCTCCGCTTTCCAACATTGCCGTTCATTCCCAAGGAGCCTTATGATGTGATTGCTACTGATTATGACAATTATGCTCTTGTTTCTGGAGCTAAGGACACAAGTTTTGTTCAG ATATACTCAAGGACACCTAACCCTGGACCTgaatttatagagaaatacaaaACTTACCTTTCAGATTATGGCTATAATCCAAGCGAAATTAAAGACACACCTCAAGATTGTGAAGTAATGTCCAATAGTAAACTGGAAGCTATGATGTCCATGTCAGGGATGCAGCAGGCACTAACAAACCAATTTCCTGACCTTGAACTGAAGGGCTCTGTTGCATTTGATCCACTAACAAGTGTATTTGGAACTCTGAAGAAGCTTGTTGAGCTTTATTTTAAGTAG
- the LOC11429972 gene encoding chloroplastic lipocalin isoform X1, whose translation MVDIFLRASPKLLHCTSSYPLIHHRQCRGVSRKTQLKCSLDLPSKVLTKHVLSGLAASLLFISPANQSIAADIYSQQQNICQLATASENAVSSPFENESNENSENLMMMRGMTAKNFDPIRYSGRWFEVASLKRGFAGAGQEDCHCTQGVYTFDREKPAIQVDTFCVHGGPNGYITGIRGRVQCLSQEDLVNNETQLETQEMIKGKCFLRFPTLPFIPKEPYDVIATDYDNYALVSGAKDTSFVQIYSRTPNPGPEFIEKYKTYLSDYGYNPSEIKDTPQDCEVMSNSKLEAMMSMSGMQQALTNQFPDLELKGSVAFDPLTSVFGTLKKLVELYFK comes from the exons ATGGTAGATATTTTTCTAAGAGCATCACCTAAGCTACTTCACTGTACTTCTTCTTATCCTCTCATTCATCATAG ACAATGCAGGGGAGTGTCAAGAAAAACACAGTTGAAGTGCTCACTTGATCTTCCTAGTAAGGTTTTGACCAAGCATGTTTTATCTGGCCTTGCTGCTTCCTTGCTATTTATTTCTCCAGCAAATCAG TCTATAGCAGCAGATATATAttctcaacaacaaaacatATGCCAGCTTGCTACTGCCAGTGAAAATGCAGTTAGTTCGCCATTTGAGAACGAGTCCAATGAAAATAGTGAAAATCTTATGATGATGAGAGGTATGACAGCCAAGAATTTTGACCCTATCAGATATTCAGGAAGATGGTTTGAAGTTGCTTCACTCAAACGCGGTTTTGCTGGAGCAGGCCAAGAAGACTGTCATTGCACTCAG GGTGTGTATACATTTGATAGGGAAAAACCAGCTATCCAAGTTGATACGTTTTGTGTTCATGGGGGCCCTAATGGGTATATAACTGGCATTAGGGGAAGGGTTCAATGTCTTTCACAAGAAGATTTGGTGAATAATGAGACACAACTTGAGACGCAGGAgatgataaaaggaaaatgctttCTCCGCTTTCCAACATTGCCGTTCATTCCCAAGGAGCCTTATGATGTGATTGCTACTGATTATGACAATTATGCTCTTGTTTCTGGAGCTAAGGACACAAGTTTTGTTCAG ATATACTCAAGGACACCTAACCCTGGACCTgaatttatagagaaatacaaaACTTACCTTTCAGATTATGGCTATAATCCAAGCGAAATTAAAGACACACCTCAAGATTGTGAAGTAATGTCCAATAGTAAACTGGAAGCTATGATGTCCATGTCAGGGATGCAGCAGGCACTAACAAACCAATTTCCTGACCTTGAACTGAAGGGCTCTGTTGCATTTGATCCACTAACAAGTGTATTTGGAACTCTGAAGAAGCTTGTTGAGCTTTATTTTAAGTAG
- the LOC11433524 gene encoding uncharacterized protein, translating into MAQTLESIKGKGGSIKLGTTGTIGSLMTRELDRVSSVTHKQHVSSRTKPRTLPVSVPCSSSSSTGTSATPRRLQPRKSSDEASGSGSSKITNNRTKANSTRRNTHRIPMLGSADNFSVDRTPVREKKNDKKKPNIVEVVDIKCGSAEKTWATPLASRLKKLGFSKLSESII; encoded by the coding sequence ATGGCTCAAACACTTGAAAGTATTAAGGGCAAAGGAGGTTCAATCAAGTTAGGGACCACTGGAACAATTGGCTCCTTAATGACAAGAGAATTGGATCGTGTCTCTTCTGTAACACACAAACAGCATGTATCTTCAAGAACTAAACCTAGGACACTTCCTGTTTCTGTTCCatgtagtagtagtagtagtactgGTACAAGTGCAACCCCTAGAAGACTACAACCAAGAAAATCATCAGATGAGGCTAGTGGCAGTGGAAGCAgtaaaattacaaataatagAACAAAAGCTAATAGTACTAGAAGGAATACTCATAGAATACCAATGTTAGGTTCTGCTGATAACTTTTCAGTGGACAGAACTCCAGtcagagagaaaaaaaatgataaaaagaaacCTAACATTGTTGAAGTTGTGGATATAAAATGTGGGAGTGCCGAGAAGACTTGGGCTACACCATTAGCGAGTCGTCTTAAGAAACTTGGTTTCTCGAAGCTCTCTGAGAGCATCATCTAA
- the LOC120580575 gene encoding pentatricopeptide repeat-containing protein At3g48250, chloroplastic, translating to MISDGLALSHFYSEMLQESTMQSVVTKVVDIILGPDWDDDDKVENQLANVRIQQLTDDFVIRVLEGLQNRPLKAYKFFHWVGKQSGYQHNTVTYNYVARVLAKMDSIEEFWSIEEMKSVGHELDLNTSIKISRQLQENRMMDGLHEHMMDSSYKPSVLDCIMLLKNIAESDEPGLDLFFRVANKFESTGGILFPRKSMMVSLSLLQVLGNLMKLKLLLRP from the coding sequence ATGATTAGTGATGGCCTGGCTCTTTCACACTTTTATAGTGAGATGCTTCAGGAAAGTACAATGCAAAGTGTTGTCACCAAAGTGGTTGATATCATTTTAGGGCCTGATTGGGATGATGATGATAAGGTTGAGAATCAACTTGCAAATGTTAGAATTCAACAACTTACTGATGATTTTGTGATAAGGGTTTTGGAAGGGCTTCAAAATCGTCCTTTAAAGGCTTACAAGTTTTTTCATTGGGTTGGGAAGCAATCTGGTTATCAACATAATACCGTGACTTACAATTATGTTGCAAGAGTTCTTGCTAAGATGGACTCAATTGAGGAGTTTTGGAGTATCGAGGAGATGAAGAGTGTCGGTCATGAATTGGATCTCAATACTTCCATAAAGATATCGAGGCAGCTTCAAGAGAATAGGATGATGGACGGGCTTCATGAGCATATGATGGATAGTTCATACAAGCCATCAGTTCTGGACTGCATTATGCTTTTAAAGAACATCGCTGAAAGCGATGAGCCAGGTTTGGATTTATTTTTCAGGGTAGCTAACAAATTCGAGTCGACAGGGGGTATACTCTTTCCAAGGAAGTCTATGATGGTATCCTTAAGTCTTTTACAAGTGCTGGGAAATTTGATGAAGCTCAAATTATTGTTAAGACCATGA
- the LOC11431976 gene encoding small nuclear ribonucleoprotein-associated protein B produces MSLSKSSKMLQYINYRMRVTIQDGRQLVGKFMAFDRHMNLVLGDCEEFRKLPPAKGKKTTDGDREDRRTLGLVLLRGEEVISMAVEGPPPPEESRSKAVNAAAMAGPGIGRAAGRGIPPAPVIQAQPGLAGPVRGVGGPAPGMMQPQISRPPVSYPGGPPVMRPPGQMPYPGHPGQGPPQMVRGPPPPMPPGQFGQRPGGPPPQFGMPPPQYGQRPMGPPPPGQMVRGPPAPPRPGMQPPPRPGMPPPPGSGVPVYGPPRPGMPPPPNAPNQQQQQ; encoded by the coding sequence ATGTCGTTGTCAAAGAGTTCCAAAATGCTTCAATACATCAACTACAGAATGCGAGTAACAATTCAAGACGGTCGTCAACTCGTCGGAAAATTCATGGCTTTCGACCGCCACATGAATCTTGTTCTCGGCGACTGTGAAGAGTTTCGCAAACTTCCACCGGCGAAGGGTAAGAAAACCACCGACGGCGACCGTGAAGACCGCCGCACACTCGGTTTGGTTCTTCTCCGGGGTGAAGAAGTTATTTCGATGGCAGTTGAAGGTCCTCCACCTCCTGAAGAGTCTCGTTCGAAAGCTGTAAATGCTGCTGCAATGGCTGGTCCTGGAATTGGACGTGCTGCTGGTAGAGGTATTCCTCCGGCGCCGGTTATTCAAGCTCAGCCTGGTCTTGCTGGTCCTGTTCGTGGTGTTGGTGGACCTGCTCCTGGTATGATGCAGCCGCAGATCTCGCGGCCGCCTGTTTCGTATCCTGGTGGTCCGCCTGTTATGCGTCCACCTGGTCAAATGCCGTATCCTGGACATCCTGGACAAGGTCCACCGCAGATGGTGAGGGGTCCACCGCCTCCTATGCCGCCGGGGCAATTTGGGCAGAGACCAGGTGGTCCTCCACCACAATTTGGTATGCCACCTCCTCAGTATGGGCAGAGACCAATGGGGCCACCTCCTCCTGGTCAGATGGTGAGAGGACCTCCTGCTCCTCCTCGGCCTGGAATGCAGCCTCCGCCTCGTCCTGGTATGCCTCCTCCTCCTGGAAGTGGTGTTCCTGTGTATGGTCCACCTCGGCCTGGCATGCCCCCTCCACCAAATGCTCCaaatcaacaacagcaacagTGA